CAATTCTTTGCCGCCTCACTCACCGGTAAAATGAGCTCCGAAAAAATGCGTAAACTTGGCAACTCTCCATTGTTCAGCCCAGTCTTAAGTTTGTCTATCGAACTCAAAGGATCCCACATATCAAGGAAGCCCAGACGGTTAGCGGCCATACGATGCTCTAACACAAGAGTTTTGACATCGGTAACATTTGACCACTTGTCATCCCCAGTAATCTCCTTCATTTGATCATAGACAACCTTTTCTGCAGCTCCTTTGTCAGCTGTTGAATTAGGTAAAACGAAAAGCCGAGCAAGGCCTTCATGTGGTTTATCTTGGCGAGGCCGTTGACGTTGATTATCTACAGGCTCCCGAACATTATTTATGAATTCAACAATACGTGGATAACAACGATGATTCATCAACTTTGCTGGTTTGGCCCAATCTTCGGGGACTGATGCTGCCAAATCTGTTTTGCCATCAAAATAAATCCGCTGCATGGTGTCACCAATAACCCCAATAACAAATCTAGCACTGTGAAGAGCCTGCACAACCAGCAAAGCATTCATAAGATGTTTGTTGGTATCTTGACTCTCATCGATTAATAGAATGGGAAATTTGTTTACAAGAATGCTCTGCATCATTGGCTTTTCAGCCAGAAATCCAGATGAAATTTTGATAATTTCACTATGGTTCAAAGCATTTCTTTCATAGTTATCGCCGTTGGGGTTGTAGATGAATTCTTTAAATCTATCTAACTGTTCAATCCGTTCACTCTTGACAGCAATCTGCCGCAAACGCTCTGCGGAAGCTTTGGTACCAGCCCGACCTTTGGCTTCCTTCTCACGAATCTCTATAATTTCAACATTAAGATTCACTCTCAACCATTCTCTAATATCATTATGTAGTCCTTTTATAAGTGACCAAGCAAAACTATGAATGGTTGAAACTTCAAAAAGATCATCAAATTCAATACGCCGTTTAATTTCATCACAAGCATTGTTGGTGTAGGTAATAACACCAATCTTTCTACCATGAAGACAGAGCTCATCCCCCCTAACAGTCCTTGCCACCTTGAGGGCTTCAACCAAAGAACGCGTTTTACCAGAACCGGCACCAGCAAAAAGAAAAAAACTCTTAGGTACGTCCGAGGTAAGGCAATCCCTTATCGTTACATCTGCAGGAGCATCAAAGACATCGTCCGGAGACTGCGCTTTACTCATCTTCAACCCTCTCTTTGACAGGAATAGTATTGTTCAGTTTTTGCCGGACATTCAAACGCTCTTGAAGCCACTCAAGGCCATCTCTGATGTAAGCTGGTGGGGCAAGATCTTTTGGATTTTTGGTAAAAAGAAGATCTAAGGCAAACTGAGCTTTGCTGCCAGTTTTCAAAACTTCAAGTAACTCCTGTCCTAAAGTATCCAATGATTTATTCTCATCGATAGCCTTTTTAAATTTCTTTATAAGCCCAAATCCATCATCAATATTTTTAAAAAAATTGATGTTATCGAGAACAAGCGCATCTTCGAATGTAGTTGGTATAGCCTCAATATTTCCGTCCATCAAAATCGGCACTTGATAAGCCACACGAACGGAAAAACCATCCAAAACCATCTCTTTGTATTTGGAGTCTAAGTCAAGCAACTCATCAAGAATCTCTTTATTAGGAAGTTCCTTTCTGATCAATGTATTCCCTGTCTTCATCTCTATATCGCGTACGGGAGGAGCAGATTTACCATCTTTCTGTGAATCCAAATCAGTAATAATAAGAGTGTCTATACCTAATATTTTAATTAAGGGCAGCAAACGGTGAGCGTGACTGCCATTAATTTCAAGCATGGTAATATAATTTTTAGCAAGGTCTTTACAGTGACGGTTGATAAAGTGAGGAACAAGCATCCTTTCTGCTGCCCCTTCAATAAGGATCACGCCATCAGCAAAAAAAAGATCTGCGTGAGTAGCTTTCAGATAGCGCTTAACAAACTTAGCTGTTTGATTTGGATTTCCAAATACTTCTGTTAAGTTAGTAACCGTTGTCGTTGGAATAGCACTACATTTCCCTGCTGGTTGCCGCCTAAAATAGCGAAGGTTAACGAAATCTGTCTCGTGGGCAATATGACTAGAATGCGTGCTTACTATAAGCTGACTAGTCAATTGCCCATCTTCGGGATGCAAAATTTCATGCGCCTTTCGGATAAACACCTGTTGCACTTGGGCGTGAAGATGAGCTTCTGGCTCTTCCAGTAAAACCAAATGAATAGGCTTAGATGGTGTGTTCGTAGATTTTGCCTTACCAACTCTCAAGCGAGCGTCTCGAAAACTAAGTAAATGAAAAACCATGGATATCAAATTTTGGTATCCTAAACCGTTGCAATGCTCTGGCAACCGGCAAGCCGAAGACATCTTCTTGGCCGAGATCACTTCATATTGAACTGCTGAGTCGTGGTGAAGCCCATCAGTTGGCCTTATCTGAGTGGAGAGTGTAATTTTGGGTTCAGTTACACCAGGATAACCAAGCGTTTCAAGTTCACTAAGGGGAGAACTAAACCCCTCCTCTAGTTTTCTATCAAATGCTTCTTGAGCCTTATATATAGCCTCAAGGATTCTGACATCAGTACTATCAACGGCTTCTTCTGGATCAAGATGTTTTTTATAGTATCTATCTAACTGGGTAGACAACCGCTCTTGAAGCTTTGGTGTACTAATATCGTCTTGAGACCTGCTGTTTGGGTCCTGTTGAGGCCATAGCACATCTAATCTGACCAAATCAGTTAATGGATTAAACTCAAGAGGCTCCCTATCATTAGTAATAGATTGAGGCCTTGCTAAACCACATGCCGGTTTTTCCTGCTTTGCAGGGTCCAACAAGTAAGCATTAACCTTGAAATATATAGTTTTTGTCAAATTCTTTTTTAAAAAATCGGTCAGCGATGCAGGCCAAAGATCAAACCCTTTCTCTAGCTCTCCACCAGCCCCCTTCAAAGCTTGCTTAGCCGACTCATGCGCAGATATGTAATCTTTTTTGAGAAGGTCAACCTCCACTGGCTCAAGCTGTAAACGCACCCCAATTCCTTCTTCAGGTTTCCAATCAAGAGCCGGTAGAAAATGGGAGACATGATGAATTTCATTCTCTTCTACATTAAGCCAAACATCGATGGAGGGAAAAAGGTCGGGCCACTGGAAAGGTAGCTCTTTATCATCTTCCTTTTGAAAACTATCTCCAAGCTCATCGATAGCTGCCCAGCGGTCCAAAGGGATATCGTGCATTGAAAACCTAGGCTTTCCACGAGTTGTCAAAAATCGATCTAAAGCGAGGACAGCTGAAGTTTTTCCGCTGTTGTTGGCTCCAACTAACAAAGTTGTTTTTTTTGAGAAATCAACTTTAACAGCACCTAATCTTCGAAAATTTCTAATTTCAATAAAATCAATGTTCACTTGTCCACCTCTACTGTTAACCATCTATAATGGTAGATGAAATCAGCTAAGTTCACCCAAGCACTTACCGCTTTTCAATAAGCATCGACAGCTAACCCAGCATTTGCATAAGCACCACGAGCCTATGAAAGAAATTCATTTATTTGCTCGTTTTAAACGAAAGACCGATAGATTTATTACCCACCCCATAATTCTAAATTTATCAACAGGCCAAAAAGTACATCTAAATTATTATAATATCAACCAGATCACTAATTTAAAGTTAATACTCACTCCACTTTTGCCGATAAATTAAAGAGGAGCATTTTTCGCAGCCAGCGCAACACATCATAAATATTATCGGCAGAAGCTATATACTAACGGACAAGACATGAGAGTGATCTCATGGTGACGCAGGCATCAAAATGAATTACATTTGGACCATATGAAAACCATAATCCTAGGCGACATCCACGGGGACTTCCAAGTCATCAATCATTTGGTTGAAATAGAACAGCCAGATATTATTATCCAATGCGGAGATTTCGGATATTGGCCACGTAAAAACGGATGGCCGCCTAACGACCCACCGTTGAAACTAGGTAATGCAAAACTATATTGGTGTGACGGAAACCACGAAGACCATGAATCCCTTGCTAAGATTGCAAGCTCAGGACAACTTGAGGTTGCACCCAACTGCTTCTATCAGCCTCGCGGATCAATTCTGACGCTACCAGACAACCGGACGGTTCTTTTCTTTGGAGGAGCAGATTCAACGGACAAAAATTCAAAGACTGAAGGGGACAGTTGGTTTTCTGGGAAAATCCCAACAACAGCGAACTTTGAGCGGCTAGATAAGAATCTGCACATAGACATTGTAATCAGTCATACCTGCCCAAAATCATTCGAACTTAGACAAGCAGCACCGTTGGGGTATCGCAAATCTTCATGGCTTGCCAAAGCAGATGACCCGACACGCGATATTCTTGAATCCGTTTTACGACAATACAGCCCAGCACAATGGTTTTTCGGGCACTTCCACATCCATCAAACAGGTAAATTCAAAAACACGGCATGGACAGCTTTAGCGATTCCTATGGAGGATGAAGAGATTTGGTGGGTTGATCTTTAAAACCATCATTTCAATCGATTAAAGCTATACCAAAAGCATATTACTATAAACTCTCCCCTCTCTAGACATACTTATAGACAACCAATGATTCACATGCTAATCACGCTTTTGTTTTCTTAATCATACACATAGCTATCTTAGTCCTGATTTATACTAGATTTATTCTTTTAAAAAAAAGAATCATTTTAGCACACTGAAAGAGAGACAAAAAATGAGACTTGAAGAGAGAATTGTACTTGATGGTGCGGCAGCTGTTGTTATTGACCACGCTATCCGGACTGTGGCCGACGCGCATGCTTCTGATGCAACTACCGATACGAACTCCGCACAGGATTCACATATAGCTCTTGAAGCCAAAGAGACTGTACAAGCCAACGCAGATGCTACCAACACCACAGGCACTCCCGATGTTGCCGCGCTCCTGAATGCTGTCGCTCCCCAAGACAACCTGTCTACAAGCACAGCAACTCCCACCAAAGACCAAATACTCTCTTCAAATTCTAAAAAGAACTCCCAGCCGGAAGAAGATCCGGTTACTGTTCTGGTGGCCTCCAGCGGACTTACTGACGTTAATGACCTGCTTGGCGCTGCCAAGGACAATGTGGTCACCGTAACCTATGACGGTGACTCTGATAGTCCTGACAATATTTTTAATAAAATCGAATCCGCTCTCGACGGCAAACAGGCAGCGTCCATCGGCTTTGCCTCCCACTCCATTGGTTCCGGTTCCATTCACCTTGGCGGAGACTATTCCGTTGATGCCGACACTCTTCTCTCCAATCCTGAAATGAACGAATTCTGGAAGAACGTCGGCTCACTTGTCGAATCAGATGGTCATATAGACCTACTCGGTTGCGGCGTAGCAGAAGGTGAAGTGGGTAAAGATTTCATTAACAAGCTTGAACAAATCACCGGACGCGAAATTGCCGCAAGTATTGATGACACCGGGAATGCAGAATCCGGCGGTAACTGGTTGCTTGAGGATGGAAGCATTAATCTTGCTGAATTATACTTTGACGGTGCTAAACTAAATTCTTTTGACGGGGTGCTTGCTACATCTTCAGTCACTATTGAGCTTGCTTCCGGTGGACCATCGCAAACTTTGTATGACGTTGATGGAGATGGGGCCTATGAAATCGACAGTGCTGAAAAGTTAATCGCTCTGTCTCAGACAACAGATAAAGGACGGGACTGGACCGGTTGTAGTTACGAAATTACTGCCGACATAACATTTGATGCAGACCACAATGCCGTTGACTGGGATGGAGACGGCACCGTTGGAGATGCAGATGATGCTAAGGGTTTTAATCCAATCGGTGATAGCACAAATATTGCCGATATTAATGATAAACCATTCGTCGGCACATTCTATGGAAACGGACATTCCATCAATAACCTGTTCATTAACAGAGACACCGAAGACCTTGTTGGCCTGTTCGGTTCTGCCCAGTTCTCATCAATACAAGACATCAACTTGGTTGATGCCAACGTCCGGGGGCAAAACAACGTCGGAGCTATTGTTGGTCAAACACTTGCTTTTACCATTAAAAACTGCAGCTCTACAGGAACCGTAAGAGGAACTAAGTCTGTAGGGGGCTTGGTTGGTTATCACGCCCAGAACAGTACCATTACCGGCAGCAGCTCATCATGTCTGGTTACCGGAAATTCTTCTGGCGGCTTAGTCGGATCCATAGACACAAGTGATATAACCAAGTCCTTTGCTTCAGGTAACGTTATCGGCGGAAACAGTGTTGGTGGGCTTCTGGGTTACGCATTTTCCGCAAACAATACCATAACCGAGTGCTATGCCACAGGAACGGTCAAAGGCGTCAGCAATGTCGTTGGCGGGTTGGCAGGTCTTTTTAACGGCACCATCAATAATTGCTACGCCACAGGAAATGTGGACGGCAATGAAAACATAGGCGGACTCGTCGGTGAGACCAGAGAAGGTTCAGATGCCTCTATACAGAACAGCTATGCCACCGGGACTGTCACCGGAACATCAAATATCGGCGGGCTGGTAGGTCGTGCCCGAGGAACAAGCACCATAGACAACTCCTACGCAACAGGAGCGATCGATGGAGCAGCTGCAGGCGGACTTGTCGGCAGACTTGCCGACACTATAGCATCAAGTGCCCCCAAAATTACCAACAGCTTTGCCTCCGGCAAGGTAACCGGGTCATCTGGCTTAGGTGGATTAGTTGGTATTATTGAGTATGGAGGATCTGTAGAGAACAGTTCTTCATTTGGTACCGTAGAAGGAACCAACGCTATTGGTGGATTGGTCGGATTTATGAGCGTCAAGACATCACTCACCAACTGTCACGCTACAGGTACAACCAAGGGGAATAACGAGATTGGTGGACTTGTCGGAATGATTGACGGCTCCGCTGCAGAAAACACTTTCATTAAAAACAGTTATGCTACAGGAACTGTGAACGGCAACGACCGGACAGGAGGTTTGATCGGCGACCTCGGCGATCATGTAAATATAAACGATAGTTACGCAACGGGGACAGTCACAGGAAATGACTATACGGGCGGATTTGCAGGTAAAATCTTATCTTCCACAGCAGTGGATAGCTGCTATGCAGCAGGAAGTGTAATAGGAAACGACTACGTTGGAGGCTTTGCAGGACTTCTATCTGGAACCGCAGGAACAGAAGCCAGTATCAGCAACAGCTATGCAACAGGTACAGTCTCAGCAACAAGCTACGTAGGCGGATTAGTCGGCAGGTCAAACGGAAAAATCAACAGCAGCTATGCACTGAGCAGTCAGATAACAGGGCAAAGTTATGTCGGCAGAGTCACGGGACAGAATTCTGGAAGCGGGGTACTGAATAATAACCAAGCCAATGACTCAATGTCTGTTACAGATAACTCCAAAATAACAGTTGTGGGCGGCAATGTTGTTGTAGGAGAAATGATTACCGACAGAGGATCTGCTGGAGAAGACGGCGAAGATTTTTCCGGCAATACATACCAAGCATATCGCCTGTGGGATGAAAACATCTGGTCATTCCCAGCCAACAAAAACCAGAGCCCCACCACCAAAGTAGCTGCAAGTACTTCAGCACACGATATCTATAAAAATTGGGGCACCACAATCTGGAAGATCCCAGCCGACACAACTAAAAATCCCACTCTGAAAAACGCGGGAACTACTGCTGTTAATCCGGGCAATGACCATGGTGCGGGAACTGGTTCCAGTTCAAATGAAGGAAACACCAATTCTCCCGACTACAATCCTTCTGGTCACGATAGTCATAAAGTTACAGATGTTATTCGTGATCCAAATGAACATGACTGGATGCATGAAGTAGATAACGCGCATGCAAACTCAAAATCTCAAAATGAATACCTTTCGGGAAGAGTTCAAAACGACCTCAAAAAACTTGGCGAATTTTGGGATAAAAATGCGCAACCATATCTTGAAAAAGCAAGCGACTATTTTGAGACAGAATTTTCCGAACTAAATTTCAAAAAATCAAAATGGTCTATCCGTGAAAGGTACGCTCTTGATCTATACAAGGCCAACCATAAATATATGGCCCCTACCATAGATTCAGAAATTGAAAATGCTGTAGAAAATTACGTTTCAACCTACAGTCCGGATGAAACCGCAAAAATTGGTGACTACGTTGATGCAGTCCAATACGCGGAAATATCTGAAAGCGTTTACCAGTTAGATGACAACCCCACTATGGGATGGGAACAAATCGGATTTATGGCCTTTGATGAAAGAATCACCAAATCCCATGGCAACAATGTCCTACAATCCAACAACGACGAAATAAGCGCACAAGAAAATCAGGAATTAGAGTACGCACTTGGCCTCGAATACATAAAACTTCAAGCTGATCCCTTACAAAAAGGGGATCACACGAAATATTTTGATCTCCACAAAGACGCACTAATTGGTTCTTTGCAAGGCTTTAAAATGGGGATTTATAAAAAAGATGGGCACATTACTTTAGCTTTCTCTGGAACAGACTCTATGTTTGATGCTGGTGATGTAATGGCTGATATAGCCCCGGATGGTTTCAACCCTCAGCTAAAACTAGCCAATGCCATTGCTGATGTTGTCATTGAAAAATACGGCGAAGATATAACTATCACCGGGCACTCACTAGGAGGATTTTTGACTCAAAAAGTAGTTAAAAATCTTCAAGAAAATGGCAATTCAAAAGTAAGAGGCATTACATTTAACCCAAAATCTGGAGTTGAAGGAACAACAGGTATAAACGTTACCAATTATATTTCTACTGCTGATGGCGCAAATGCGGTCACCGCAAGCCCCCATCCTGTCACTAGAACATTAGGAGTAACAGGCGATCATATAGGTGAAATAAAATATATCAACGGCGGCGGGTTCCATGGAATAGATGCCATATCTCAAAGGATAAAACTGCTTGCCAATGATCAGTTAATGGAAAATGTAATTGATGATTCATCCGAAATTATGAATGATTTTGCAAAAACAAAAGAAGCAAACTCATACAAGATTCTGATGTAGGTGTACCCAAAAGAGTCATGCTAGTCCTATGATATTCCAAGACTATGCCAGTATATCTATAACACATAAAGCAATCTGTTATAGACTACCAATGATTCATATGATAAATCCCTCACTGTTTTCTTAACATTCGACCAAGATATCTTTGTTCTTATTCATAATCGATTAATTCTGACGCCAGTACGGAATTATCTTCGGGATACTAGAGAGAGGGCGGAACATGAGACTGGAAGAGAGAATTGTACTTGATGGTGCGGCTGCAGTTGTGGTTGAGCATGCAGCACAGGCTATGGCTGATGTGCATGTCGTTGACACTGCTAACGATGCAAATGCCGCACAGGATTCACATGCAGCCCATGAGGCTAAGGAGACAGCGCAAGCAGATTCGGGCCCAGCCGACACCGCAGACGCACCTGATGTTGCCGCGCTCCTGAAGGTTGTTGCCCCTCAAGAGAATCAGCCGGTAAATGCTGTTGCTCCTATCAAGGATAAAACAGGCTCCTCTACCGCCGAAAACAACTCCCAGCCGGAAGAAGATCCGGTTACTGTCCTTGTAGCCTCCAGTGGCCTTGCAGATGTTAATGATCTACTAGGTGCCGCAAAGGAAAACGTGGTTACCGTTACCTATGACGGTGACACTGATAATCCTGACGAAATTTTTAATAAAATAGAATCCGCCCTCGACGGCAAACAGGCCGCTTCCATCGGTTTTGCCTCCCATTCTATCGGCTCCGGTTCCATTCATCTGGGCGGAGATTACTCCGTTGATGCCGATACCCTTATTTCTAATCCTGAAATGACCGAATTCTGGAAGAATGTCGGTTCACTTGTCGAACCAGATGGTCATATTGATCTGCTCGGTTGCGGTGTTGCTGATGGAGAAATTGGCAAGGATTTCATTGCCAAACTTGAGCAGGTCACCGGGCGCGAGATTGCCGCAAGTATTGATGATACCGGAAATGCCCAGTCCGGCGGAAACTGGCTGCTTGAGGAAGGCGGGGTTGATCTTGCTGAGTTGTATTTTGATAGCGGGAAGTTGGGGGAATTTGATGGGGTGCTGGCTACTCCTTACATTACAACATCTTTAAGTCATCTTAAGTTTTATGATACAGATAGAGATGGATTTTACGAGATAGATAGTGCTGAAAAATTAATTGCATTGTCTATTACTAATGATCGAAGAGATTGGCAAACTCATAACTTTGAACTCACTAAAGATATTGTGTTTGATTCAGATGAATCAAAAGTAGACTGGAGTGGTGACGGAAGACTAGGTGATGCTGAGGATCTAAAAGGTTTTAAGCCCATTGGGCATCCTTTTGTGGCATTTAACGTTGATTTTGAGGGTAATGGATATTCAATTAAAAATTTATACATCAATCGGCCGACACAAGATTATGTTGGTTTATTTGGGTCTGCTAGTGGTGGGAGCATCGATAATGTGGGATTGATAGATGTTAAAATTACAGGCAACGAATATACAGGTGGTCTAGTTGGAAAATCTGAATCCACAATTACAAATTCTTCCGTTACTGGGAATATTACCGGATCTTCGCATACAGCAGGCTTAGTTGGCGGGGGCGTTGCCTCAATTGCAAATTGCTATTTTACGGGTAATGTTCAGGGGGAACATTATGTTGGAGGATTAATAGGCTATTTGGGGGATAACGTTGGCTCTAGTGCAAAAGTAACAAGTTGTCACGCTTCCGGGAGTGTGACAGGGGTGTCAGCATGTGGTGGATTGATCGGACGGATATATGGTTCCGGAGGTGACTTTACTGTCTCTGATAGCTATTCCTCTGGTTTTGTCTCAAATACCTTACAGAAAATTGGTGGGTTAATTGGAGAAGTTTACTCCGGTGTTGGTGGGAATTTTTTAATCCAAAGTAGTTACTCAACAAGTTTTGTTGATGGTAACACAAGTGTGGGTGGGCTTATTGGTATGATTGGCGGGAAGGGAGATTATAACGTCACTAATACATACGCAAGTGGCAATGTTAAAGGATTCAATTCTGTAGGTGGATTAATTGGGTTCTCATTAGGGGCTAATATACGGTTAAGTTCAGCTTTAAATTCTCAGGTGGAAAATACAAGTAAAGCCGGGACAGGAAGAGTTGTTGGGGCTAACGATAAAGGTTCCATCTTCGGTAATTCAGCTAATTCCTCGATGAGGACAATTGGATGGGACGTTGCTGATGAGGACAAAGGAGCTGACACTCTTGATGGTAAAGATGTCTCCAGTTCTCCATATAATGCGTATAAAGATTGGGATCAAACAATCTGGAAATTCCCTTCTTCGCATGATGCTCATCCTGCTTTAAGGTCAGAAAGGATAGTCCTTCCAACTTCAGAATCAAAACTTGAACCTGAAGTTATTGTTGATCCTGTAAATCCTATTGTTATAAATTCAAATACAGATTTAACAAATACTCAGGAAATTTTTGTAAGAGAAATTAAAAATAAGTGGAATGATAGTATTAAACCATACCTTACTAACATTACAAATAAAATTAATGCTGAGCTATCAAAGGTTTCTTCCTTTTTTGATTATCATGAATTAACTCGTAGTGAAGCAGGGCTTCGATTTGTCAAAGCGGTCTCCAATCCTGAAAATATGGTGGAAATATATAGTTCTCTTGAAGATTACATATCTACATTTTCTCCAGATGAGACAAAAGAAAAGGGGTGGCTTTTTGATTCCATACAATATGCAGAGATGGCGGAAGCTGTTTATTCAAAAGAAAGAAATAACGTCATGGGATGGGATTTAATCAGCAGAGTCGATGAAGAAATTAGTGGTCTTGATGAAAGTGCTAGCTATGCTCACAATTTTAGCT
This sequence is a window from Marinifilum sp. JC120. Protein-coding genes within it:
- a CDS encoding DUF4347 domain-containing protein, giving the protein MRLEERIVLDGAAAVVVEHAAQAMADVHVVDTANDANAAQDSHAAHEAKETAQADSGPADTADAPDVAALLKVVAPQENQPVNAVAPIKDKTGSSTAENNSQPEEDPVTVLVASSGLADVNDLLGAAKENVVTVTYDGDTDNPDEIFNKIESALDGKQAASIGFASHSIGSGSIHLGGDYSVDADTLISNPEMTEFWKNVGSLVEPDGHIDLLGCGVADGEIGKDFIAKLEQVTGREIAASIDDTGNAQSGGNWLLEEGGVDLAELYFDSGKLGEFDGVLATPYITTSLSHLKFYDTDRDGFYEIDSAEKLIALSITNDRRDWQTHNFELTKDIVFDSDESKVDWSGDGRLGDAEDLKGFKPIGHPFVAFNVDFEGNGYSIKNLYINRPTQDYVGLFGSASGGSIDNVGLIDVKITGNEYTGGLVGKSESTITNSSVTGNITGSSHTAGLVGGGVASIANCYFTGNVQGEHYVGGLIGYLGDNVGSSAKVTSCHASGSVTGVSACGGLIGRIYGSGGDFTVSDSYSSGFVSNTLQKIGGLIGEVYSGVGGNFLIQSSYSTSFVDGNTSVGGLIGMIGGKGDYNVTNTYASGNVKGFNSVGGLIGFSLGANIRLSSALNSQVENTSKAGTGRVVGANDKGSIFGNSANSSMRTIGWDVADEDKGADTLDGKDVSSSPYNAYKDWDQTIWKFPSSHDAHPALRSERIVLPTSESKLEPEVIVDPVNPIVINSNTDLTNTQEIFVREIKNKWNDSIKPYLTNITNKINAELSKVSSFFDYHELTRSEAGLRFVKAVSNPENMVEIYSSLEDYISTFSPDETKEKGWLFDSIQYAEMAEAVYSKERNNVMGWDLISRVDEEISGLDESASYAHNFSSSDSDLQKKIENTFIKIATKYKEKATFEAKDSVYDSLYELGGFIFEKQQEVMLLGLEAGVYKKGNHVTLAFAGTNELTDWIANVSPDDMNTHKELALEIAKVVIDHYGDDITIVGHSLGGYLVQEVVHDLNLYYGKKNIDGVAFNAKSGRENNKHVQVMNIKSDGDVVQHLTNKLSSNIGNEEHTISDGGWHMMDTLSDAMKRDLVLKTVVDVVVNNN